A genome region from Pseudanabaena sp. Chao 1811 includes the following:
- a CDS encoding archaeosortase/exosortase family protein yields the protein MESQLQQLKKILTDRTFWIFATLSCLAILHLYSVWKISERVPSLLNFLGWFSIGFLLWKRKFRLRLRGSLTASILGTILILWMIIRHSLGRYYLSKIDVLYGFFPVITCIGLLLVTTGFRRLINYKNEILVATLISLPYASLYNILKPIVNIDAQFLNFMLHYFGFQSIRQGAVIYLQNGAVEIMPSCSSVGPILTMLPFIVVLLSIYPTSKTKQIFIYISTVFLIVFINSIRLFLLAILLNQGDINNFNYWHVGGGAGIFSNLIVFLIGGISYQVLNKSSKYNQDESDKLSSRI from the coding sequence ATGGAATCGCAACTACAGCAGCTAAAAAAGATCCTGACTGATCGGACTTTTTGGATATTTGCAACTCTTAGCTGTTTGGCGATCCTTCACCTGTATAGTGTCTGGAAAATATCCGAAAGAGTACCATCTTTACTTAACTTCTTGGGATGGTTTAGTATTGGCTTTTTGCTGTGGAAACGGAAATTTAGGCTCAGATTGCGTGGCAGTCTCACTGCTTCAATTTTGGGAACAATTTTAATCCTATGGATGATCATCAGACATAGTTTGGGACGATATTATCTATCAAAAATTGATGTTTTATATGGCTTCTTCCCTGTGATTACTTGTATCGGTCTACTCCTAGTAACTACAGGATTTAGACGCTTAATAAATTACAAGAATGAAATTTTAGTTGCAACCCTTATTTCTTTGCCCTATGCATCTTTATATAATATATTAAAGCCGATTGTAAATATTGATGCCCAGTTTCTCAATTTTATGCTGCACTATTTCGGCTTCCAATCTATTAGGCAGGGTGCTGTTATTTATCTCCAAAATGGAGCGGTTGAAATAATGCCTAGCTGCTCTAGTGTGGGACCCATATTAACAATGCTTCCCTTTATCGTTGTTTTATTAAGTATTTATCCTACAAGTAAAACCAAACAAATCTTTATCTATATAAGTACGGTTTTTTTAATTGTTTTTATTAACAGTATTCGCCTATTTTTATTAGCAATACTTTTAAATCAAGGTGATATAAATAATTTTAACTATTGGCATGTTGGAGGAGGTGCAGGGATTTTCTCAAATCTGATTGTTTTTTTGATTGGTGGAATATCCTATCAAGTATTGAATAAATCTTCTAAATATAATCAAGATGAATCAGATAAACTTAGCTCAAGGATATAA
- a CDS encoding ABC1 kinase family protein, with the protein MSALSSEPNYRWSRDNYSELARTIDIWRTVLTFSWMIWLDGKKWSYIGGKTESKVKQRTRKRAIWLRESMLQLGPTFIKVGQLLSTRADILPTESVEELSKLQDKVPAFTAEKAKQIIEADLGKSVDQMFGYFDPVPLAAASLGQVHKAQLHTGEEIVVKVQRPGLLKLFAIDLGILKKIAQYFQNHPKYGRGRDWVGIYEECRKILYEEADYLNEGRNADTFRRNFRGDRRIMVPRVYWRYASRRVLTLEYMPGIKVSNYEALEAAGIDRKIIARIGAESYLEQLLNHGFFHADPHPGNLAVTGKGELIFYDFGMMGQIQTITRDKLLRTFFGIAKKDAEAVVNSLIELGALEVKGDIGPIRRSVQYMLDNFMGQPMDKQSVAAISDDLYDIAYDQPFRFPATFTFVMRALSTLEGLGKGLDPSFNFMEVAKPYATNLMENGSNKESGNLSTAFLGELGRQAAQVSNTAIALPRRIDDTLAKLERGDIRVRIKSQETDRLLRRLSNVGIGAIYALLGATCLSCATLLLVNGWFVPAIMATLFAIVFVLILLRLLSRIDRPER; encoded by the coding sequence GTGTCAGCTTTATCTTCTGAACCCAATTATCGCTGGAGTCGTGACAACTACTCTGAACTCGCCCGCACCATAGACATCTGGCGTACTGTTCTCACCTTTTCTTGGATGATCTGGCTCGATGGCAAAAAATGGAGCTATATCGGGGGCAAAACTGAATCCAAAGTCAAACAACGCACTAGAAAACGGGCAATTTGGCTAAGGGAATCCATGCTACAACTGGGACCCACATTTATTAAAGTTGGGCAATTGCTTTCCACCCGTGCCGATATTTTGCCAACGGAGTCCGTTGAGGAATTATCTAAGTTACAGGACAAGGTTCCTGCATTTACTGCGGAAAAGGCGAAGCAAATTATTGAGGCAGATTTAGGCAAGTCCGTTGACCAAATGTTTGGTTACTTTGATCCTGTCCCCCTTGCCGCAGCAAGCCTAGGACAGGTGCATAAGGCACAACTGCATACGGGCGAAGAAATCGTGGTTAAGGTACAACGTCCGGGATTATTGAAATTATTTGCGATCGATTTAGGTATTCTCAAGAAAATTGCACAGTATTTTCAAAATCATCCCAAGTATGGACGGGGACGTGATTGGGTTGGTATTTATGAAGAATGCCGCAAAATCCTTTACGAGGAAGCAGATTATCTCAACGAAGGTCGTAATGCTGATACCTTTCGTCGTAATTTTCGAGGCGATCGCCGCATTATGGTTCCGCGAGTTTATTGGCGTTACGCATCACGACGAGTGCTGACTCTAGAATATATGCCGGGGATCAAGGTAAGTAACTATGAAGCTCTTGAAGCCGCAGGGATCGATCGCAAAATTATTGCTCGCATCGGTGCAGAGTCATATCTCGAACAATTGCTCAATCATGGCTTTTTCCATGCCGATCCCCATCCCGGAAACTTAGCAGTTACTGGCAAAGGTGAACTGATTTTCTATGATTTCGGAATGATGGGACAGATCCAAACCATCACCCGTGATAAATTACTGCGCACTTTCTTTGGAATCGCCAAAAAAGATGCGGAGGCAGTGGTTAATTCCTTAATTGAATTAGGCGCTTTAGAAGTCAAAGGTGACATTGGACCAATTAGGCGATCGGTGCAGTATATGCTCGACAACTTCATGGGGCAACCTATGGATAAGCAATCGGTTGCAGCGATCAGTGATGATTTGTACGATATTGCCTATGACCAACCATTTCGATTTCCCGCCACCTTTACCTTTGTCATGCGGGCACTCTCAACCCTTGAAGGTCTGGGCAAAGGACTTGATCCTAGTTTTAACTTTATGGAAGTCGCAAAACCCTACGCAACCAATCTTATGGAAAATGGCAGTAATAAGGAGTCAGGTAATTTATCTACCGCTTTTCTCGGTGAGCTGGGTAGACAAGCCGCTCAGGTAAGTAATACAGCGATCGCCTTACCACGTCGAATTGATGACACCCTCGCCAAACTCGAACGTGGTGATATTCGGGTCAGAATCAAATCCCAAGAAACTGATCGCCTATTACGTCGCCTCAGTAATGTCGGCATCGGCGCAATCTATGCCCTTTTAGGAGCAACTTGCCTATCATGTGCCACCCTTTTATTAGTTAATGGCTGGTTTGTTCCCGCGATCATGGCAACACTCTTTGCCATAGTTTTTGTATTAATCTTATTACGATTGTTATCGCGAATTGATCGTCCTGAACGATGA
- a CDS encoding cyanoexosortase A system-associated protein — translation MNQINLAQGYKYQKSRLKFLKNIKTSCLVIACTSSFVAISICLFNLNLKTRSKLQLPNQISLANWQFKESKILNISLDNDATSAQQYLYVSSSRNVLRVDAIYTNGTVSISKSLEMIGVKSSNNNLSMRYLDKVGYYALFSDKERAYLSSCINSRGMTTATEEQFINNRPLEMTWSHISAYLMGTSDLFDDRCLFTTISIPIEKNDLGQNSSSLDKKYQTLEKVWINWHLYWKDNFPKE, via the coding sequence ATGAATCAGATAAACTTAGCTCAAGGATATAAATATCAAAAATCAAGATTGAAATTCCTCAAGAATATTAAGACGTCTTGCTTAGTAATCGCCTGTACTTCAAGCTTTGTTGCTATTAGCATTTGTCTGTTCAATCTTAATCTTAAAACTCGCTCAAAATTACAACTGCCTAATCAAATATCTTTGGCTAATTGGCAATTTAAAGAAAGTAAAATTTTAAATATTTCTTTGGATAATGATGCTACTTCTGCTCAACAGTATTTATATGTATCATCGTCACGAAATGTTTTAAGAGTTGATGCAATATATACCAATGGAACAGTTTCGATTTCTAAATCATTAGAAATGATTGGCGTAAAATCCTCTAACAATAATCTAAGTATGCGGTATTTAGATAAAGTAGGATATTATGCTTTATTCTCTGATAAAGAACGGGCTTACTTATCATCATGTATTAATTCACGTGGTATGACGACTGCTACTGAAGAGCAGTTTATTAATAATCGTCCCCTTGAGATGACTTGGAGTCATATTAGTGCTTATTTAATGGGAACTAGTGATTTATTCGATGATCGCTGTTTATTTACAACCATATCGATACCAATAGAAAAAAATGATCTTGGGCAAAATAGCAGCTCTTTAGATAAAAAATATCAAACCTTAGAAAAAGTATGGATTAATTGGCATCTTTACTGGAAAGATAATTTCCCTAAGGAATAG
- a CDS encoding Stp1/IreP family PP2C-type Ser/Thr phosphatase → MKRLFAGATDTGCVRSANQDSYYIDPDGRFFVVADGMGGHAGGEIASKIAVDSIRECLDALWDVETTPQKLMQDAIDKANQAIINDQMANPVRSDMGTTVVLLLFRDEQPWFCHIGDSRLYRLRGAKLEQISDDHTWIARAIQTGVVNADDAKSHPWRHMLLQCLGREDLKSITAQDIEWQPGDRFLICSDGLTEELSDDRITHQLKNTRNCQQAAEALVEAAKLRGGRDNITVVIVSNELNPNS, encoded by the coding sequence ATGAAGCGTCTATTTGCGGGAGCAACAGATACGGGCTGTGTCAGATCAGCCAATCAAGATTCTTACTATATCGATCCTGATGGACGATTTTTTGTAGTTGCTGATGGGATGGGAGGACACGCAGGGGGCGAGATAGCAAGTAAGATTGCTGTCGATTCCATCCGTGAATGTTTAGACGCACTTTGGGATGTCGAAACAACACCTCAAAAGCTGATGCAGGATGCGATTGACAAGGCAAACCAAGCCATTATTAATGATCAAATGGCTAATCCTGTGCGCTCAGACATGGGAACAACCGTAGTCTTATTACTATTTCGTGACGAACAGCCGTGGTTTTGCCACATTGGAGACTCACGACTATATCGTTTACGGGGAGCAAAATTAGAACAAATCAGTGATGACCATACATGGATTGCCCGTGCGATTCAAACGGGGGTAGTCAATGCCGACGACGCGAAAAGCCATCCTTGGCGACATATGCTCCTACAATGCTTGGGGCGTGAAGACTTAAAATCAATTACAGCACAGGATATCGAGTGGCAACCTGGCGATCGCTTCTTGATCTGTAGTGATGGTTTAACTGAGGAACTAAGCGATGATCGCATCACTCACCAACTCAAGAATACTCGTAACTGCCAACAAGCTGCCGAAGCCTTAGTCGAAGCGGCAAAGTTACGTGGTGGTCGAGACAATATCACTGTAGTAATTGTATCTAACGAATTAAATCCAAATAGTTAG
- the hpsJ-A gene encoding HpsJ-like protein, cyanoexosortase A-associated yields the protein MQDIQVPAMGRQTFTLLRGVGYFLLALFILDLLTIVLPLKFTDAVWELNTFGQIVERVPLLLLSFPLIFFGEYSARIKWEQIATKVISWLALVMAVFFFLGVPLDIVNTFRVQTIRQGDIIAKTAQQNSPLQAIAERLNKSNTDNEIRDVLKSLNPQQQSLVAKIPKPQEVKKKLLTEINTSINQTQSQSDEIKRRISNALWKDSIKWAIAAALSGLFLVYIWIQSKWARVGINY from the coding sequence ATGCAAGATATTCAAGTGCCAGCTATGGGTAGACAGACATTTACTTTATTAAGAGGTGTTGGCTATTTCTTACTAGCTTTATTCATTTTAGATCTTTTAACAATTGTCCTACCATTAAAATTTACTGATGCCGTTTGGGAGCTAAATACTTTTGGTCAAATTGTTGAAAGAGTTCCACTATTACTACTATCATTCCCCTTGATCTTTTTTGGTGAATATAGTGCGCGTATAAAATGGGAACAGATAGCTACAAAAGTTATTTCTTGGCTAGCTTTGGTGATGGCAGTGTTTTTCTTCCTCGGTGTTCCTTTAGATATTGTCAATACGTTCCGTGTTCAAACTATTCGTCAAGGCGATATCATCGCTAAAACTGCTCAACAAAATAGTCCTTTACAAGCGATCGCTGAGCGTTTGAACAAATCAAATACTGACAATGAAATTCGTGATGTTTTAAAATCTCTAAATCCTCAACAGCAGTCATTAGTCGCCAAAATACCCAAGCCTCAAGAGGTTAAGAAAAAGCTTTTAACTGAGATTAATACATCGATTAATCAGACGCAGTCGCAATCCGATGAAATTAAAAGAAGGATTAGTAACGCGCTTTGGAAAGATTCCATAAAATGGGCGATCGCGGCAGCCCTGTCTGGGCTATTTCTTGTCTATATTTGGATACAATCTAAATGGGCTAGGGTAGGTATTAACTATTAG
- a CDS encoding ComEC/Rec2 family competence protein, producing MRRSQIALVLALFFVAGAYASFLPDWTGFYTVFGIGFGLSLLVPAVWRLGPKRWVYLLATLIAIFACFYVKLRTPQPQANDISKYAPISNVIVRGQVVEPPSLTRSERAKFLLEVREINPSGKLNLKDISQNPDPATTPTTSTTETKSDEANKFVATAGKLYVTVPLIEVTGLRAGQAIELSGRLYLPSRADNFGAFDFKSYLARQGVFAGLSGRSLILQGDPPSFGEWWFISKIVRAHVMGAGVPEGSLLSSLVLGSRAVDLPSDLKDEFINAGLAAVLAASGFQVTLVLGAAIAISHNSSLKLQFLIGSLCLGGYLLLTGASPSILRAVVMGFGSLIGLVVQRRSRPVLGLVITAVLLLLYQPLWIWDLGFQFSFLATFGLLTTSRSISERLEWLPPAIAELMSVPIAAYIWTLPLQLVVFGKLTPYSLLANVCTTPLVSISTYGGIISGLLAIIFVPIGAGIAWLLYPLLHWTIDIAQWVNTLPNANTNVGAIHLWQMLLAYALFIAIWLVPWFGKMQRWTIAFVLACVVLFVPNAIAQANAFQVTLPAFNDVPIMLIRNQNQTVLINSGDRQFASFTLQPLLQKLGINRIDWAVSTDTQPDISDGWNTLMSSSVAIAQFRDISLGVTPKPYQDLQQSLSTAKTPLASLKVGETLTINNQIEVQLLNQSPAILKIKTGELSWLMLANADQKAQQVIIGQKDLLPKLSANILWWTGGQIDSKILEAISPKIAIASATSVVEEIVNQFYEAKIRVFWTGRDGAIQWTPDKDFHTLRDQQDARSPI from the coding sequence ATGAGGAGATCGCAAATTGCCTTAGTTTTAGCTTTGTTTTTTGTGGCAGGGGCATATGCCAGCTTTTTGCCAGACTGGACAGGCTTTTATACAGTATTTGGTATCGGCTTTGGTTTATCGCTGCTGGTTCCTGCTGTCTGGCGTTTAGGTCCTAAGCGTTGGGTATATCTACTTGCAACATTGATAGCAATTTTTGCTTGTTTTTATGTGAAACTGCGCACGCCCCAACCCCAAGCTAACGATATTTCTAAATATGCACCCATATCGAATGTGATTGTGCGGGGACAGGTGGTGGAACCGCCTAGTCTAACTCGCAGTGAAAGGGCAAAATTTTTGCTAGAGGTGCGAGAAATTAATCCTTCTGGTAAATTAAATCTTAAGGATATTAGTCAAAATCCTGATCCAGCAACAACTCCAACTACTAGCACTACAGAAACGAAGTCCGATGAAGCAAATAAGTTTGTTGCAACTGCGGGCAAGTTATATGTCACTGTGCCATTGATTGAGGTGACAGGTTTACGGGCAGGACAAGCGATCGAACTTTCAGGAAGATTATATTTGCCTAGTCGTGCTGATAACTTTGGAGCCTTTGATTTTAAGTCCTACTTAGCGCGTCAAGGTGTATTTGCAGGGCTAAGTGGGCGATCGCTAATTCTCCAAGGTGATCCACCCTCCTTTGGGGAATGGTGGTTTATTAGTAAGATTGTCCGTGCCCATGTGATGGGGGCAGGTGTGCCAGAGGGTTCCTTGCTTAGCTCTTTAGTACTAGGTAGCCGTGCAGTGGACTTGCCGAGCGATCTCAAGGATGAATTTATTAATGCGGGATTAGCGGCAGTACTGGCAGCTTCAGGCTTTCAAGTCACGTTGGTATTGGGAGCTGCGATCGCGATTAGCCACAATAGTTCACTGAAACTGCAATTTTTGATTGGTAGCCTGTGCTTGGGGGGATATTTACTCCTGACAGGCGCTAGTCCCTCGATTTTACGAGCAGTTGTTATGGGCTTCGGTAGTTTGATTGGTTTAGTCGTACAGCGTCGTAGTCGTCCCGTGTTGGGTTTAGTAATTACAGCGGTATTGCTACTGCTCTATCAACCACTCTGGATTTGGGATTTAGGTTTTCAGTTTAGTTTTCTTGCCACCTTTGGACTACTCACCACCTCACGTTCGATTTCCGAGCGTTTAGAATGGCTACCCCCAGCGATCGCAGAACTAATGTCTGTACCGATCGCAGCATATATTTGGACATTGCCTTTGCAATTGGTTGTATTTGGCAAACTGACACCCTATAGTCTGCTAGCTAATGTTTGTACAACACCTCTAGTGTCAATATCTACCTATGGCGGCATTATTAGCGGGCTATTAGCAATTATTTTTGTACCGATTGGTGCGGGTATTGCATGGCTACTTTATCCCTTGCTGCATTGGACAATTGACATTGCTCAATGGGTTAACACGCTACCTAATGCCAATACCAATGTTGGGGCAATTCATCTCTGGCAAATGTTGCTTGCCTATGCGTTATTCATAGCAATTTGGCTTGTGCCTTGGTTTGGCAAAATGCAGCGCTGGACGATTGCCTTTGTTCTTGCCTGTGTGGTGTTATTTGTCCCCAATGCGATCGCCCAAGCAAATGCATTTCAAGTGACATTACCTGCATTTAATGATGTGCCGATAATGCTCATCCGTAATCAAAATCAAACAGTACTGATTAATAGCGGTGATCGGCAATTTGCCAGTTTCACCCTGCAACCACTATTGCAAAAATTGGGTATTAATCGTATTGATTGGGCAGTTTCGACCGATACGCAGCCAGATATCAGTGACGGATGGAACACGCTTATGTCTAGTTCTGTAGCGATCGCCCAGTTCCGCGATATTAGCCTTGGTGTTACGCCTAAGCCCTATCAAGACCTCCAACAGTCTCTGTCCACGGCAAAGACTCCCTTAGCTTCACTCAAAGTGGGTGAAACTCTCACGATTAATAACCAAATCGAGGTGCAACTACTCAATCAATCACCAGCTATTCTCAAAATCAAAACGGGTGAGCTATCTTGGCTAATGCTTGCTAATGCTGACCAAAAGGCACAACAGGTGATCATTGGTCAAAAAGACTTACTACCAAAATTATCCGCGAATATTCTCTGGTGGACAGGCGGGCAAATTGATTCCAAGATTTTGGAAGCGATTAGTCCTAAAATTGCGATCGCTTCAGCCACAAGTGTTGTTGAGGAAATAGTCAATCAATTCTATGAAGCCAAAATTCGCGTATTTTGGACAGGCAGAGATGGTGCAATTCAGTGGACTCCTGACAAAGATTTCCACACTCTGCGTGATCAACAAGACGCGCGATCGCCAATTTGA
- a CDS encoding diguanylate cyclase, producing the protein MSVILCDIDHFKLYNNSYGHQAGDSCLKQVASAIGKSVRSGELAGRYGGEEFAVVLPDADFKTALSVAERIVSNVRALDIPHKSSKTCNIVTLSCVIATRTVEDGSSLDLLI; encoded by the coding sequence CTGTCAGTAATTCTCTGTGATATCGATCATTTCAAGCTATACAACAATAGTTATGGGCATCAGGCTGGGGATTCTTGCTTAAAACAAGTAGCTAGTGCAATCGGGAAATCTGTACGGAGTGGAGAGCTAGCTGGTAGATATGGTGGAGAAGAGTTTGCCGTCGTGCTTCCTGATGCTGACTTTAAGACAGCCTTATCTGTTGCCGAAAGAATTGTCAGCAATGTCCGTGCGCTGGATATCCCCCATAAAAGCTCAAAAACCTGTAATATTGTGACCTTAAGCTGTGTAATTGCAACAAGGACAGTTGAAGATGGCTCTAGCTTGGATTTACTGATTTGA
- a CDS encoding DUF4157 domain-containing protein — protein sequence MNSIRRISFLILLTLALVTAIGVSDLSFFANSEAKSSLAEEAWGQAGSIAYQAAARTMRSKNGEGRPLDNVQKRYLRRYFIDYIDRVTVIYDAQMMDRWILGNVAVHFGKVETIAQTYCDRIYLRDPYKSEDPKQLAVLAHEMVHVRQCAQNGGLDQFGYQYFVEYKRAKQKYENNLMEREAYDLQNRFAKTNQ from the coding sequence ATGAATAGCATTCGGAGAATCAGCTTTTTAATTTTGTTGACCCTAGCATTAGTAACCGCAATTGGGGTGTCAGATCTCAGCTTTTTTGCGAATTCGGAGGCAAAATCTAGCCTAGCGGAGGAAGCTTGGGGACAGGCGGGATCGATCGCCTATCAAGCGGCGGCAAGAACGATGCGCTCTAAAAATGGTGAAGGCAGACCTCTCGATAATGTCCAGAAACGCTATCTAAGGCGATATTTCATCGATTATATTGACCGTGTCACCGTGATTTACGATGCTCAAATGATGGATCGCTGGATCTTGGGCAATGTCGCTGTCCATTTTGGGAAAGTAGAGACGATCGCCCAAACCTATTGCGATCGCATCTATCTTCGCGATCCATACAAATCTGAAGATCCCAAACAGTTGGCAGTACTAGCTCATGAAATGGTGCATGTACGCCAATGCGCCCAAAATGGAGGATTAGATCAGTTTGGCTATCAATATTTTGTGGAATATAAACGCGCCAAACAAAAGTACGAAAATAATCTCATG